The following proteins are encoded in a genomic region of Shinella zoogloeoides:
- a CDS encoding endonuclease/exonuclease/phosphatase family protein, producing MKFVSYNVQYGIGLDDRFDLPRIASSIHGADIIALQEVTRNFHRNGHVDMVAELRTLLANHYSVFGPACDLDAGSAIEKGRVVNRRFQFGNMIFSRWPILSTRTILLPRTRTLDKLNLQRGATEAVIATPGGPIRVYSVHLDHVHRDERIAQIRYLKDRARLYGDEGGAISGAHEFGLAEPPAPDDYVLMGDFNMVPESPEYCEMAGGVDPLYGRQIRATNPVDALAGLGKRHAGSFSWINPKDHADRMFLDYCFLSHGLVERLTDAWVDETAFGSDHMPVWFELS from the coding sequence GTGAAATTCGTCAGCTACAACGTCCAGTACGGCATCGGTCTCGATGATCGTTTCGACCTGCCGCGCATCGCCTCCAGCATCCACGGCGCCGATATCATCGCCCTGCAGGAAGTGACGCGGAACTTCCACCGCAACGGCCATGTCGACATGGTCGCCGAGTTGCGCACGCTGCTCGCCAACCACTATTCCGTCTTCGGCCCGGCCTGCGATCTCGATGCGGGCTCGGCGATCGAGAAGGGCCGGGTGGTCAATCGCCGCTTCCAGTTCGGTAACATGATCTTCTCGCGCTGGCCGATCCTCTCGACCCGCACGATCCTCCTGCCGCGCACGCGCACCCTCGACAAGCTGAACCTGCAGCGCGGCGCGACCGAAGCGGTCATCGCAACGCCCGGCGGGCCGATCCGCGTCTATTCCGTGCATCTCGATCACGTCCACCGTGACGAGCGCATCGCGCAGATCCGCTACCTCAAGGACCGCGCCAGGCTCTACGGCGACGAGGGCGGAGCCATTTCCGGCGCGCACGAATTCGGTCTTGCCGAACCGCCGGCGCCCGATGACTACGTGCTGATGGGCGACTTCAACATGGTGCCGGAATCGCCGGAATATTGCGAGATGGCCGGCGGCGTCGATCCCCTCTACGGGCGGCAGATCCGCGCCACCAACCCGGTGGATGCGCTGGCCGGCCTCGGCAAGCGCCATGCCGGAAGCTTCAGCTGGATCAACCCCAAGGACCATGCCGACCGCATGTTCCTCGACTACTGTTTCCTCAGCCACGGCCTCGTGGAGCGGCTGACGGACGCCTGGGTCGACGAGACCGCCTTCGGCTCCGACCATATGCCGGTCTGGTTCGAATTGTCCTGA
- a CDS encoding murein hydrolase activator EnvC family protein: MLRPAMLSAALSLALLPHPLAAEPNETSVALEKTGSLPKAEPDPAAALALRRDSTRRELDALSQSITVSSEKTRQLEAEIANLNKSRQSLREAIVQSAARRKAMEEKILDGEKRLEGMRDREAGVRASLHERRGLLAEVLAALQRMGRNPPPALLVTPEDALSSVRSAILLGAVVPGIRKETDALIDDLAALMDIKSNIDREKTELTDAMQVRIEEEKRSEMLIAENEALTETNARTLAAERRRAEELAARATSLEGLIGSLEQEIGSVRDAAALARAKEEERRGQSEAEREKARALARDSVPDKNRIAPAYEFSQLQAKLDYPVAGDVLRQFGEADGTGHDSQGLTLAANPGALVTAPSDGWIVFAGTFRSYGRMIILNAGEGYHLVLSGMDRVSVREGQFVVAGEPLAVMGEKRVASVNALALETDKPTLYIEFRKNGKPVDSRPWWSAKKSGKARNDS, from the coding sequence CTGCTGCGGCCGGCCATGCTCTCGGCTGCCCTGTCGCTGGCCCTCCTTCCCCACCCGCTCGCCGCCGAGCCCAACGAGACATCCGTCGCGCTGGAAAAGACCGGCTCGCTGCCGAAGGCCGAGCCCGATCCCGCCGCGGCGCTCGCCCTTCGCCGCGACAGCACGCGCCGGGAGCTTGACGCCCTTTCCCAGTCGATCACCGTTTCGTCGGAGAAGACCAGACAGCTCGAAGCGGAGATCGCCAATCTCAACAAGTCGCGCCAGAGCCTGCGCGAGGCGATCGTCCAGTCGGCGGCCAGGCGCAAGGCGATGGAAGAGAAGATCCTCGACGGCGAGAAGCGGCTGGAGGGCATGCGCGACCGGGAAGCCGGCGTGCGCGCCTCGCTGCACGAGCGGCGCGGCCTGCTCGCCGAAGTGCTCGCCGCGCTCCAGCGCATGGGGCGAAACCCGCCGCCCGCCCTTCTGGTGACGCCGGAGGACGCGCTTTCCTCGGTGCGCAGCGCCATCCTGCTCGGCGCCGTCGTGCCCGGCATCCGCAAGGAGACGGATGCGCTCATCGACGACCTCGCCGCCCTGATGGACATCAAGAGCAATATCGACCGCGAAAAGACCGAGCTGACCGACGCCATGCAGGTGCGCATCGAGGAGGAGAAGCGCTCGGAAATGCTGATCGCCGAGAACGAGGCGCTGACCGAGACCAATGCCCGCACGCTCGCCGCCGAACGGCGCCGCGCGGAGGAGCTCGCCGCCCGCGCGACCAGCCTCGAAGGGCTGATCGGCAGCCTGGAGCAGGAGATCGGCTCCGTGCGCGACGCCGCCGCGCTCGCCCGCGCCAAGGAAGAGGAACGGCGCGGACAAAGCGAGGCCGAACGCGAGAAGGCGAGGGCGCTCGCCCGCGACAGCGTGCCCGACAAAAACCGCATTGCTCCGGCATACGAATTTTCGCAGTTGCAGGCAAAACTCGACTATCCCGTGGCGGGAGACGTGCTGCGCCAGTTCGGCGAGGCGGACGGCACCGGCCACGATTCGCAGGGGCTGACGCTGGCGGCCAATCCGGGCGCGCTGGTCACGGCCCCCTCGGACGGATGGATCGTCTTTGCCGGAACGTTTCGCAGTTACGGGCGCATGATCATCCTGAATGCCGGGGAAGGCTACCATCTCGTGCTTTCCGGCATGGACAGGGTGAGCGTGCGGGAGGGTCAGTTCGTCGTGGCGGGAGAACCGCTCGCCGTGATGGGTGAAAAAAGGGTCGCGAGTGTCAACGCTTTGGCGCTGGAAACGGACAAGCCGACACTTTACATTGAATTCCGAAAGAACGGAAAACCGGTTGATTCCCGGCCGTGGTGGTCCGCCAAGAAATCTGGAAAGGCACGCAATGATTCGTAG
- a CDS encoding glutamate-5-semialdehyde dehydrogenase → MLDQVKTDIDSLMAEIGRNARAAARPLAIATADQKNRALEAMAAEILAHREAILAANAIDLANAKESGVAASFIDRLTLTAERIEGIAGAIRDIAALKDPVGDVIAEWDRPNGLHIERVRTPLGVIGVIYESRPNVTADAGALCLKAGNAVILRGGSDSVNSSQAIHSCLVAGLKATGLPEHAIQYVPVTDRAAVGAMLSGLGGAIDVIVPRGGKSLVARVQSEARVPVFAHLEGLCHVYVDKSADLDMAKKIAVNAKMRRTGICGSMETLLIDRAVADTHLAPLVEGLVAAGCEVRATEEIRGRIPGLVAATEADWSTEYLDAILSVSLVDGISGAIEHINRWSSAHTEAVIAEDPAVVERFFTEIDSAILLHNASTQFADGGEFGMGGEIGIATGKMHARGPVGVEQLTSFKYRVRGTGQVRP, encoded by the coding sequence ATGCTTGACCAGGTGAAGACCGACATCGACAGCCTGATGGCCGAAATCGGCCGCAATGCCCGCGCCGCCGCCCGCCCGCTCGCCATCGCCACGGCCGATCAGAAGAACCGCGCCCTTGAAGCCATGGCTGCTGAAATCCTCGCGCATCGCGAGGCGATCCTTGCCGCCAATGCCATCGACCTTGCCAATGCGAAGGAGAGCGGCGTCGCGGCCTCCTTCATCGACCGGCTGACGCTGACCGCCGAGCGCATCGAGGGCATTGCCGGCGCGATCCGCGACATCGCCGCGCTCAAGGACCCTGTCGGCGACGTCATCGCCGAATGGGACCGGCCGAACGGCCTTCATATCGAGCGCGTGCGCACGCCGCTCGGCGTCATCGGCGTCATCTATGAGAGCCGCCCGAACGTGACGGCGGATGCCGGCGCGCTGTGCCTGAAGGCCGGCAATGCCGTGATCCTGCGCGGCGGCTCGGACAGCGTGAATTCATCGCAGGCGATCCATTCCTGCCTGGTCGCCGGCCTGAAGGCCACCGGCCTTCCGGAACATGCGATCCAGTATGTGCCGGTGACGGACCGCGCCGCCGTGGGCGCCATGCTGTCCGGTCTTGGCGGCGCCATCGACGTCATCGTGCCGCGCGGCGGCAAGAGCCTCGTCGCGAGGGTGCAGAGCGAGGCGCGCGTGCCGGTCTTCGCCCATCTCGAAGGCCTCTGCCATGTCTACGTCGACAAGTCCGCCGATCTCGACATGGCGAAAAAGATCGCCGTCAACGCCAAGATGCGCCGCACGGGCATCTGCGGCTCTATGGAGACGCTGCTGATCGACCGCGCCGTCGCAGACACCCATCTCGCCCCGCTGGTCGAAGGTCTTGTCGCCGCCGGCTGCGAAGTGCGCGCGACGGAGGAAATCCGCGGCCGCATCCCGGGCCTCGTTGCCGCAACGGAAGCGGACTGGTCGACGGAATATCTCGACGCCATCCTCTCGGTCTCGCTGGTCGACGGCATTTCCGGCGCCATCGAGCACATCAACCGCTGGTCCTCCGCCCATACGGAAGCCGTCATCGCCGAGGATCCGGCGGTCGTCGAGCGCTTCTTCACCGAGATCGATTCGGCCATCCTCCTGCACAATGCCTCCACCCAGTTCGCCGATGGCGGCGAATTCGGCATGGGCGGCGAGATCGGCATCGCGACCGGCAAGATGCATGCGCGCGGCCCGGTTGGGGTCGAGCAGCTCACCTCCTTCAAATACCGCGTGCGCGGCACCGGACAGGTGCGGCCCTGA
- a CDS encoding GNAT family N-acetyltransferase, whose product MNAMQTRRERERVTGPGPCPTIRTARLTLRPHRMPDADAIAQSLGDFEVSRMLARAPAPYDRQDAAEWLAIATTDLNEGWAFAITTGDDVHIGCVSFERLGGEWHLGYWLNRFYWRRGYMSEAVHAAMARFMTRMPGTDIHSGVFADNPASLRVQEKAGFRITGCSDLYCVARGSMVPHIETRLEPGDFRPAIPRQ is encoded by the coding sequence ATGAACGCCATGCAGACCCGGAGGGAACGCGAGCGCGTTACCGGCCCCGGCCCCTGCCCGACCATCCGGACGGCACGCCTCACCCTGCGGCCCCACCGCATGCCCGATGCGGATGCCATCGCCCAGTCGCTCGGCGATTTCGAGGTCTCGCGCATGCTGGCGCGGGCCCCCGCCCCCTATGACCGGCAGGATGCGGCCGAATGGCTTGCCATCGCGACCACCGATCTTAACGAGGGCTGGGCCTTCGCCATCACCACCGGCGACGACGTGCATATCGGCTGCGTCTCCTTCGAGCGGCTCGGCGGGGAATGGCATCTCGGCTACTGGCTGAACCGCTTCTACTGGCGGCGCGGCTATATGAGCGAGGCGGTACATGCGGCAATGGCGCGGTTCATGACGCGCATGCCCGGAACGGACATCCATTCCGGCGTCTTCGCCGACAACCCCGCTTCGCTGAGGGTCCAGGAGAAGGCGGGCTTCCGCATCACCGGATGCAGCGACCTCTACTGCGTCGCCCGCGGCTCGATGGTCCCGCATATCGAGACGCGGCTGGAGCCGGGCGACTTCCGCCCGGCAATCCCGCGGCAGTAA
- the rsfS gene encoding ribosome silencing factor, translated as MPARFAGTGRAACIQKGTNLTTVHAKGNVVGVFSRSAGRGDDAADRALQLVLASLEDSKAEDIVTINIAGKSALGDYMVVVSGRSNRHVMAIADHLITDLKDEGLGNARVEGLEAGDWVLIDTGDIIIHVFRPEVREFYNIERMWAAPEIEDGTVH; from the coding sequence GTGCCGGCGCGTTTTGCCGGTACGGGACGTGCTGCTTGTATCCAGAAAGGAACGAACCTGACAACAGTGCACGCAAAGGGAAACGTCGTCGGCGTTTTCTCCAGGAGCGCGGGAAGGGGCGATGATGCCGCCGACCGGGCCCTTCAACTGGTCCTCGCAAGCCTCGAGGACTCCAAGGCGGAAGATATCGTCACCATCAACATTGCCGGAAAATCGGCGCTGGGCGACTACATGGTGGTCGTGTCCGGACGCTCGAACCGTCATGTCATGGCGATCGCCGATCACCTCATCACCGATCTCAAGGACGAAGGCCTGGGTAATGCCCGCGTCGAGGGCCTTGAGGCGGGCGACTGGGTGCTGATCGACACGGGCGATATCATCATCCACGTGTTCCGGCCGGAAGTCCGGGAGTTCTACAACATCGAACGGATGTGGGCGGCTCCCGAGATCGAGGACGGCACGGTACACTAA
- the proB gene encoding glutamate 5-kinase — protein MTKNRKPLGKYRRIVIKIGSALLVDRASGLKKAWLDAMCRDIAALRAGGTDVLVVSSGAIALGRSVLKVPAGALKLEESQAAAAVGQIALARAWSESLSADGIVAGQILLTLGDTEERRRYLNARATINQLLKLGAVPIINENDTVATTEIRYGDNDRLAARVATMTGADLLVLLSDIDGLYTAPPHLDPEARFLETIDAITPEIEAMAGGAASELSRGGMRTKIDAGKIATGAGCAMIIASGKVDHPLRAIEEGARSSWFAPSGSPVTARKTWIAGQLQPAGRLEIDAGAETALSAGKSLLPAGVRGVWGSFSRGDTVSIYGTNGREIARGLAGYDADEARLIVGRKSAEIAAVLGYAGRAAMVHRDDLVVTGLPVAIEAGGI, from the coding sequence ATGACGAAGAACCGCAAACCGCTCGGAAAATACCGCCGGATTGTGATCAAGATCGGCTCGGCACTGCTCGTCGACCGGGCGAGCGGCCTGAAGAAGGCATGGCTCGACGCCATGTGCCGGGATATCGCGGCGCTCCGGGCCGGCGGCACGGACGTTCTCGTCGTCTCGTCGGGCGCCATCGCGCTCGGCCGCTCGGTGCTGAAGGTGCCGGCGGGCGCGCTGAAGCTGGAGGAAAGCCAGGCGGCGGCCGCCGTCGGCCAGATCGCTCTTGCGCGCGCCTGGTCGGAAAGCCTTTCGGCTGACGGCATCGTCGCCGGCCAGATCCTGCTGACGCTGGGCGACACGGAAGAGCGCCGCCGTTATCTCAACGCCCGCGCGACGATCAACCAGCTCCTGAAGCTCGGCGCCGTGCCGATCATCAACGAGAACGATACGGTCGCCACGACGGAAATCCGCTATGGCGACAACGACCGGCTCGCCGCCCGCGTCGCCACGATGACGGGTGCGGACCTGCTGGTTCTGCTCTCGGATATCGACGGGCTCTACACGGCCCCGCCGCATCTCGACCCCGAGGCGCGTTTCCTTGAGACCATCGACGCCATCACGCCCGAGATCGAGGCGATGGCGGGCGGTGCGGCTTCGGAACTGTCGCGCGGCGGCATGCGCACCAAGATCGACGCCGGCAAGATCGCGACGGGCGCGGGCTGCGCCATGATCATCGCCTCGGGCAAGGTCGACCATCCACTGCGCGCCATCGAAGAGGGTGCGCGCTCCTCCTGGTTCGCCCCTTCGGGTTCGCCAGTTACCGCGCGAAAAACGTGGATTGCCGGGCAATTGCAGCCGGCCGGACGGCTGGAGATCGATGCGGGCGCGGAAACGGCGCTTTCGGCCGGCAAGAGCCTGCTGCCCGCGGGCGTGCGCGGCGTCTGGGGTTCGTTCTCGCGCGGCGACACGGTTTCGATCTACGGCACGAACGGGCGCGAGATCGCCCGTGGCCTCGCCGGCTACGATGCCGACGAGGCGCGGCTGATCGTCGGCAGGAAATCGGCCGAGATCGCCGCCGTTCTCGGTTATGCCGGGCGCGCCGCGATGGTGCACAGGGACGATCTCGTGGTGACCGGGCTGCCTGTCGCCATCGAGGCGGGAGGGATTTGA
- the rpmA gene encoding 50S ribosomal protein L27, translated as MAHKKAGGSSRNGRDSQSKRLGVKKFGGEAVLAGNIIVRQRGTQWHPGANVGLGKDHTIFALTAGNVNFRTKANGRVYVSVMAKAEAAE; from the coding sequence ATGGCACACAAAAAAGCTGGCGGCTCCTCGCGCAACGGTCGCGATTCCCAGTCCAAGCGCCTCGGCGTGAAGAAGTTCGGCGGCGAAGCCGTCCTCGCAGGCAACATTATCGTCCGTCAGCGCGGCACGCAGTGGCATCCCGGTGCCAATGTCGGCCTCGGCAAGGATCACACGATCTTCGCCCTTACAGCTGGCAATGTGAATTTCCGTACGAAGGCCAACGGTCGCGTCTACGTGTCTGTAATGGCGAAAGCGGAAGCAGCGGAATAA
- a CDS encoding nicotinate-nucleotide adenylyltransferase, producing the protein MPHVEKGMSVGLFGGSFNPPHQGHALVAETALRRLGLDQLWWMVTPGNPLKDHRELAPLAERIRLSEAIAPGPRVKVTAFEKRLGQSYTAKTLERVQALNRGVNFVWIMGADNLGTFHHWQNWRKIACTFPIAVIDRPGSTLSYLSSRMAKTFDHARVDEEDAMSLPGRPAPAWTFIHGPRSALSSTALRKGATLEKTIPQK; encoded by the coding sequence ATGCCGCATGTCGAGAAAGGCATGTCGGTGGGCCTTTTCGGCGGCTCCTTCAACCCGCCGCACCAGGGCCATGCGCTCGTCGCGGAAACCGCGCTGCGCCGCCTCGGCCTCGACCAGCTCTGGTGGATGGTGACGCCCGGCAACCCGCTGAAGGACCACCGGGAACTGGCCCCGCTCGCCGAACGCATTCGCCTCAGCGAGGCCATCGCACCCGGTCCGCGCGTCAAGGTGACGGCCTTCGAGAAGCGGCTCGGCCAGAGCTACACGGCCAAGACGCTCGAACGGGTCCAGGCGCTGAACCGCGGCGTGAATTTCGTCTGGATCATGGGCGCCGACAATCTCGGCACCTTCCATCACTGGCAAAACTGGCGGAAGATCGCCTGCACCTTCCCCATCGCCGTCATCGACCGGCCGGGCTCGACGCTCTCCTATCTTTCCTCCCGCATGGCCAAGACCTTCGACCATGCCCGCGTCGACGAGGAGGATGCCATGTCGCTTCCCGGCCGCCCGGCGCCGGCCTGGACCTTCATTCACGGGCCGCGTTCGGCCCTCAGTTCCACGGCGCTGCGCAAGGGCGCGACGCTAGAGAAAACCATCCCTCAGAAGTGA
- a CDS encoding GNAT family protein, with protein MQTELLREDQSRSPKERLRPERSRTDCPILLSPRLVMRAPHEDDIDALAHLANNANIANMVARMPHPYMVADAADFVRRTRAGAIGKCVYAITKADNGAFLGCCGIEPHEDGRTVELGYWLGEPYWNQGYVTEAAHALIDMVFRTRDVEQIDARCRVMNIPSRRVIQKCGFQFQATGMVQSLAVGGMVPVEWYRLDRKTWVSLKSWGGMR; from the coding sequence ATGCAGACCGAATTGTTGCGGGAAGACCAATCAAGGTCTCCCAAGGAAAGGCTGAGGCCTGAACGGTCGAGGACCGATTGCCCGATCTTGCTGTCGCCGAGGCTCGTCATGAGAGCCCCGCACGAAGACGACATCGACGCCCTTGCCCATCTTGCCAACAACGCCAACATCGCCAACATGGTCGCCCGCATGCCGCACCCGTACATGGTTGCGGACGCCGCTGATTTCGTGCGACGCACACGCGCCGGCGCGATTGGCAAGTGCGTCTATGCCATTACGAAAGCCGATAACGGCGCCTTCCTCGGCTGCTGCGGGATCGAACCGCACGAGGACGGACGCACGGTCGAGCTCGGCTACTGGCTGGGCGAGCCCTACTGGAACCAAGGTTATGTCACCGAGGCGGCGCATGCGCTGATCGACATGGTCTTCCGCACCCGCGATGTCGAGCAGATCGATGCGCGCTGCCGGGTCATGAACATCCCCTCGCGCCGGGTCATCCAGAAGTGCGGCTTCCAGTTCCAGGCGACCGGCATGGTGCAGAGCCTCGCCGTCGGCGGCATGGTGCCCGTCGAATGGTACCGGCTCGACCGCAAAACCTGGGTTTCGCTGAAGAGCTGGGGAGGCATGCGATGA
- the obgE gene encoding GTPase ObgE — MKFLDEAKVYIRSGDGGAGAVSFRREKFVEFGGPDGGDGGRGGDVWVEAVNGLNTLIDFRFQQHFKASIGTHGMGRNRTGANGASVTLKVPVGTQIFEEDNETLIIDLVTEGQRFKLAAGGNGGFGNAHFKSATNQAPTWANPGLAGEEKTIWLRLKLIADAGLVGLPNAGKSTFLATCTRARPKIANYPFTTLHPNLGVATIDGAEFILADIPGLIEGAHDGIGLGDRFLGHVERTRVLLHLVSAQEEDVAKAYKTVKRELEAYGGGITDKPEIVALSQIDVLDEDELKKKSKALAKACGQTPLQLSAVANVGMIGTLRAVRDIIVQAKNSGSDD, encoded by the coding sequence ATGAAGTTCCTGGACGAAGCAAAAGTCTATATCCGCTCCGGCGACGGCGGGGCAGGGGCTGTCTCGTTCCGCCGCGAAAAATTCGTGGAATTCGGCGGCCCTGACGGCGGCGACGGCGGGCGCGGCGGTGACGTGTGGGTGGAGGCCGTCAACGGCCTCAACACGCTGATCGATTTCCGCTTCCAGCAGCACTTCAAGGCGTCCATCGGCACGCATGGCATGGGCCGCAACCGCACCGGCGCGAACGGCGCCAGCGTGACGCTGAAGGTGCCGGTCGGCACGCAGATCTTCGAGGAAGACAACGAGACGCTGATCATCGACCTCGTGACCGAGGGACAGCGCTTCAAGCTGGCCGCCGGCGGCAATGGCGGCTTCGGCAACGCGCATTTCAAGTCGGCCACCAACCAAGCGCCGACCTGGGCCAATCCAGGCCTTGCAGGCGAGGAGAAGACGATCTGGCTTCGCCTGAAGCTGATCGCCGATGCCGGCCTCGTCGGCCTGCCGAATGCCGGCAAGTCGACCTTCCTTGCGACCTGCACGCGCGCCCGGCCGAAGATCGCCAACTATCCGTTCACGACGCTGCATCCGAACCTTGGCGTCGCGACCATCGACGGCGCGGAGTTCATCCTTGCGGACATTCCGGGTCTCATCGAGGGCGCGCATGACGGGATCGGCCTCGGCGACCGTTTCCTCGGCCATGTCGAGCGCACGCGCGTTCTGCTGCATCTCGTCTCCGCGCAGGAGGAGGATGTCGCGAAAGCCTACAAGACGGTGAAGCGCGAGCTGGAGGCCTATGGCGGCGGCATCACCGACAAGCCGGAGATCGTCGCGCTGTCGCAGATCGACGTGCTCGACGAGGATGAGCTGAAGAAGAAGTCCAAGGCGCTGGCAAAGGCCTGCGGGCAGACGCCGCTGCAGCTTTCCGCCGTCGCCAATGTCGGCATGATCGGCACGCTGCGCGCGGTGCGCGACATCATCGTTCAAGCGAAGAATTCCGGATCCGACGACTGA
- the rlmH gene encoding 23S rRNA (pseudouridine(1915)-N(3))-methyltransferase RlmH, which translates to MRVGLFSVGRLKAGPEKELAARYIDRFAKAGPAIGLELGKLAEVGESRAGNADTRKREEAAMLEKALPDGAVLILLDERGKSLDSPAFADFLAGFRDSGKRDLMIAIGGADGLDPALYERANATLCLGKMTWPHQLVRILLAEQLYRAVTILSGHPYHRS; encoded by the coding sequence ATGCGGGTTGGACTTTTTTCGGTGGGACGGCTGAAGGCCGGCCCTGAGAAGGAACTTGCGGCCCGCTATATCGACCGTTTCGCGAAGGCCGGTCCCGCCATCGGCCTCGAACTCGGCAAGCTTGCCGAAGTCGGCGAAAGCCGGGCCGGCAATGCCGACACGCGCAAGCGCGAGGAAGCGGCCATGCTGGAAAAGGCGCTGCCCGACGGCGCCGTGCTGATCCTGCTCGACGAGCGCGGCAAATCGCTCGATTCCCCGGCCTTTGCCGATTTTCTCGCCGGCTTCCGCGATTCCGGCAAACGCGACCTGATGATCGCCATCGGCGGCGCAGACGGGCTCGACCCCGCCCTTTACGAGCGCGCCAACGCCACGCTCTGCCTCGGCAAGATGACCTGGCCGCACCAGCTCGTGCGCATCCTGCTGGCCGAACAGCTCTACCGCGCCGTCACCATCCTCTCCGGCCATCCCTACCACCGCAGCTGA